One Loxodonta africana isolate mLoxAfr1 chromosome 4, mLoxAfr1.hap2, whole genome shotgun sequence genomic region harbors:
- the SPRYD3 gene encoding SPRY domain-containing protein 3 isoform X2, producing the protein MPMSPDGLFPAVGMHSLGEEVRLHLNAELGREDDSVMMVDSYEDEWGRLHDVRVCGTLLEYLGKGKSIVDVGLAQARHPLSTRSHYFEVEIVDPGEKCYIALGLARKDYPKNRHPGWSRGSVAYHADDGKIFHGSGVGDPFGPRCYKGDIMGCGIMFPRDYILDSEGDSDDSCDTVILSPTARAVRNVRNVMYLHQEGEEEEEEEEEEEDGEEIEQEHQGKKVVVFFTRNGKIIGKKDAVVPSGGFFPTIGMLSCGEKVKVDLHPLSG; encoded by the exons ATGCCCATGTCCCCGGATGGGCTGTTTCCAGCAGTGGGCATGCACTCCCTGGGTGAGGAGGTGCGGCTGCACCTCAATGCTGAGCTGGGCCGTGAGGATGACAGTGTCATGATGGTGGACAGTTACGAGGATGAGTGGGGCCGGCTGCATGATGTCAGAGTCTGCGGGACT CTGCTGGAGTACTTGGGCAAAGGCAAGAGCATCGTTGATGTGGGGCTGGCCCAGGCCCGGCACCCACTGAGCACCCGCAGCCACTACTTCGAGGTGGAGATTGTGGACCCTGGAGAGAAATGCTACATCGCCTTGGGGCTGGCCCGGAAG GATTATCCCAAGAACAGACACCCTGGATGGAGTAGAGGGTCTGTGGCTTATCACGCTG ATGACGGCAAGATCTTCCATGGCAGTGGTGTGGGGGACCCCTTTGGGCCCCGCTGTTACAAAGGGGACATTATGGGCTGTGGAATCATGTTTCCCCGGGACTACATTCTGGACAGTGAGG GTGACAGTGATGACAGTTGTGACACAGTGATCCTGTCCCCAACTGCTCGGGCTGTCCGGAATGTCCGGAATGTCATGTACCTGCACcaggagggagaagaggaagaggaggaggaggaagaagaagaagatggggAAGAGATAGAGCAGGAGCACCAGGGCAAGAAGGTGGTG GTTTTCTTTACCCGCAATGGCAAGATCATTGGGAAGAAGGATGCTGTTGTACCTTCCGGCGGCTTCTTCCCAACTATTGGAATGCTGAGCTGTGGAGAGAAAGTCAAAGTAGACCTACACCCCTTGAGTGGCTAG
- the SPRYD3 gene encoding SPRY domain-containing protein 3 isoform X1, whose protein sequence is MRRTRRPRFVLMNKMDDLNLHYRFLNWRRRIREIREVRAFRYQERFKHILVDGDTLSYHGNSGEVGCYVASRPLTKDSNYFEVSIVDSGVRGTIAVGLVPQYYSLDHQPGWLPDSVAYHADDGKLYNGRAKGRQFGSKCNSGDRIGCGIEPVSFDVQTAQIFFTKNGKRVGSTIMPMSPDGLFPAVGMHSLGEEVRLHLNAELGREDDSVMMVDSYEDEWGRLHDVRVCGTLLEYLGKGKSIVDVGLAQARHPLSTRSHYFEVEIVDPGEKCYIALGLARKDYPKNRHPGWSRGSVAYHADDGKIFHGSGVGDPFGPRCYKGDIMGCGIMFPRDYILDSEGDSDDSCDTVILSPTARAVRNVRNVMYLHQEGEEEEEEEEEEEDGEEIEQEHQGKKVVVFFTRNGKIIGKKDAVVPSGGFFPTIGMLSCGEKVKVDLHPLSG, encoded by the exons ATGAGGAGGACGCGGAGGCCCCG GTTTGTTCTCATGAACAAGATGGATGACCTCAACCTGCACTACCGGTTTCTGAATTGGCGCCGCCGGATCCGGGAGATTCGGGAGGTCCGGGCTTTCCGATATCAGGAGAGGTTCAAGCACATCCTTGTAGATGGAGACACTTTGAG TTaccatggaaactctggtgaagtTGGCTGCTACGTGGCTTCTCGACCCTTGACCAAGGACAGCAATTATTTTGAG GTGTCTATAGTGGACAGTGGCGTTCGGGGCACCATTGCTGTGGGGCTGGTCCCTCAGTACTATAGCCTAGATCACCAGCCTGGCTGGTTGCCTGACTCTGTAGCCTACCACGCTGATGATGGCAA GCTGTACAATGGCCGAGCCAAGGGCCGTCAGTTCGGGTCGAAGTGTAACTCCGGAGACCGGATTGGCTGTGGCATTGAGCCTGTGTCCTTTGATGTGCAGACTGCCCAGATCTTCTTTACCAAAAACGGAAAGCGG GTGGGCTCCACCATCATGCCCATGTCCCCGGATGGGCTGTTTCCAGCAGTGGGCATGCACTCCCTGGGTGAGGAGGTGCGGCTGCACCTCAATGCTGAGCTGGGCCGTGAGGATGACAGTGTCATGATGGTGGACAGTTACGAGGATGAGTGGGGCCGGCTGCATGATGTCAGAGTCTGCGGGACT CTGCTGGAGTACTTGGGCAAAGGCAAGAGCATCGTTGATGTGGGGCTGGCCCAGGCCCGGCACCCACTGAGCACCCGCAGCCACTACTTCGAGGTGGAGATTGTGGACCCTGGAGAGAAATGCTACATCGCCTTGGGGCTGGCCCGGAAG GATTATCCCAAGAACAGACACCCTGGATGGAGTAGAGGGTCTGTGGCTTATCACGCTG ATGACGGCAAGATCTTCCATGGCAGTGGTGTGGGGGACCCCTTTGGGCCCCGCTGTTACAAAGGGGACATTATGGGCTGTGGAATCATGTTTCCCCGGGACTACATTCTGGACAGTGAGG GTGACAGTGATGACAGTTGTGACACAGTGATCCTGTCCCCAACTGCTCGGGCTGTCCGGAATGTCCGGAATGTCATGTACCTGCACcaggagggagaagaggaagaggaggaggaggaagaagaagaagatggggAAGAGATAGAGCAGGAGCACCAGGGCAAGAAGGTGGTG GTTTTCTTTACCCGCAATGGCAAGATCATTGGGAAGAAGGATGCTGTTGTACCTTCCGGCGGCTTCTTCCCAACTATTGGAATGCTGAGCTGTGGAGAGAAAGTCAAAGTAGACCTACACCCCTTGAGTGGCTAG